From Cryptosporangium phraense, a single genomic window includes:
- a CDS encoding TetR/AcrR family transcriptional regulator: MPALPGRKAEAARNDQAILDAARDVFLRDPAAPMSAVAEAAHVGIGALYRRYASKEELLRTLCGDGLRRFVAIAERSATVADPWVAFAGFVTEIVEADVHSLTVHLAGTFTTTAELGALAGHAAALGDDLFARAQAAGALRPDLRPTDVPMLFEQLAAIRFGDDERTATLRRRYLSLLLDALRPAAATAPLPGVPLNPDDLRARWRRDE, from the coding sequence GTGCCCGCCCTCCCCGGCCGCAAGGCCGAAGCCGCCCGCAACGACCAGGCGATCCTCGACGCCGCCCGCGACGTCTTCCTCCGCGACCCGGCCGCCCCGATGTCCGCGGTGGCCGAGGCGGCCCATGTCGGCATCGGCGCCCTCTACCGCCGGTACGCCAGCAAGGAAGAACTGCTCCGCACCCTCTGCGGCGACGGCCTCCGCCGGTTCGTCGCGATCGCCGAACGGTCGGCGACGGTGGCCGACCCGTGGGTGGCCTTCGCCGGGTTCGTCACCGAGATCGTCGAGGCCGACGTCCACTCGCTCACCGTCCACCTGGCCGGCACGTTCACCACCACCGCCGAGCTCGGCGCCCTCGCCGGCCACGCCGCCGCGCTCGGCGACGACCTGTTCGCGCGCGCCCAGGCCGCCGGGGCCCTCCGTCCCGACCTGCGACCCACCGACGTCCCGATGCTCTTCGAGCAACTCGCGGCCATCCGCTTCGGCGACGACGAGCGCACGGCGACCCTCCGTCGCCGCTACCTGTCCCTACTTCTGGACGCCCTACGGCCGGCCGCCGCAACCGCCCCCCTGCCCGGCGTCCCGCTGAACCCCGACGACCTACGTGCCCGCTGGCGCCGAGACGAGTAG